A window of the Zeugodacus cucurbitae isolate PBARC_wt_2022May chromosome 2, idZeuCucr1.2, whole genome shotgun sequence genome harbors these coding sequences:
- the LOC105220709 gene encoding mucin-2 isoform X1: MLGLRSLTWIYIGAILLATAACILGQAQLDYRKPWPTYSLQNMPQTRFTCHDKILGGYYADAETQCQMFHVCVKVSGVGLLQVQDFRFLCPNGTAFDQEAQICADWGDVDCESSVLYYGSDNFDLYRLGSGFESKRAPLAEEEEATFHLQRAESGDIRRSKETRVDQKSRPDQPPNYSKHFGATPQRNTFHNYANSNTQNNNNNDNDDYEAPQARKIETTPARRPIVNYYTPTTSTTTSTTTTTTTTERNFDESKQEYDDIFKGSHSSHFFANRNGGREDDFIDHPVKAKFNDFNDYNKKTTEGVTTGKTRVQPTRPKRIQQTSTTKTTTTTATSTSLATNAPKIVKKVTLQTYYNASAYDFTPPKPTATSTTTTAAPSTTRSSYSAANRFSFNSNDYQTQEKIDPTTYNPTSSVYRIKSTTPKYTELTRENTVGARGRSTSGNSYLPKETTQSQSKPTASARKAQKLERTQQKLAIANEFDDFSKIKLQPPQPFQPAQNTQSTQSTQSTQSTKSSQASQPSQRPTTANQYQEPQYYRSRGAKGGDKSQRQGNQEPTPFSGAQKQRGTTTTAAVSTTRTTVNPESRPRGFASRGSINYKATTQRETDYYAPTTSTTKKFSTLVPKTQQQPTTFKPTTYQKSLDSFVYQTPQTVRPSSKSTKQPTVAINTLTPTTANPYYDPDEDDGQYHPELYEVDFPRNRFNLQRSSTTKPPTTTTTTTRASNYNNEFQNPQKHLKTQQQTAFRKQQEKTEPTDLSDEDELFNTAHSLNFGAASINKLRADIFKAEKNSQQYNSQYSPKLEASSTRSPSTSTAYSTTTPSTTYNYFAYSTTQPTTKLYASSTTSVPPTTASPTTTTRRPTTFITTPYSAPVSTTKVTKAPKTSKSSAKKGKKGKGASKRPAHADEDTSYDYAYYDTDTLSESPQEYPDYEIAEFVKTRRN, encoded by the exons CAATACTCTTGGCGACGGCGGCCTGCATTCTGGGACAAGCGCAGCTGGACTATCGCAAGCCATGGCCAACGTACAGCCTGCAAAATATGCCGCAGACGCGTTTCACATGCCACGACAAGATACTCGGCGGCTACTATGCAGATGCGGAGACTCAATGTCAGATGTTCCATGTCTGCGTCAAAGTGTCCGGAGTGGGG CTTTTACAGGTGCAGGACTTCCGTTTCTTGTGTCCCAATGGCACCGCCTTCGATCAGGAAGCGCAAATTTGTGCCGATTGGGGAGATGTCGACTGTGAGTCATCCGTGCTCTACTATGGCAGTGATAACTTTGATCTATATCGTTTGGGTTCCGGATTTGAGAGTAAGCGTGCACCGTTAGCCGAAGAAGAGGAAGCAACGTTCCATTTGCAACGCGCTGAGAGTG GCGATATCCGACGCTCTAAAGAGACGCGTGTTGATCAAAAGTCACGCCCTGATCAACCGCCAAACTATTCGAAGCACTTTGGCGCAACACCGCAACGCAACACTTTTCATAATTACGCAAATTCAAATacgcaaaacaacaataacaatgacaaCGATGATTATGAGGCACCGCAAGCACGAAAAATCGAGACGACACCAGCGCGCCGGCCCATTGTTAATTATTATACACCAACAACATCAACTACCAcctccacaacaacaactacgacGACCACTGAGCGCAATTTTGATGAGTCGAAAC AGGAGTACGATGACATCTTCAAGGGGTCACATAGTTCGCACTTCTTTGCGAATCGCAATGGTGGACGCGAGGACGATTTCATTGATCACCCGGTGAAGGCGAAATTCAACGACTTCAATGACTACAACAAGAAAACTACAGAGGGCGTCACAACCGGCAAAACGCGTGTACAACCAACACGTCCGAAGCGTATACAACAAACTAGcacaacgaaaacaacaacaacaactgcaacttccacttctctcgcaacaaatgcgCCGAAGATCGTAAAGAAGGTGACATTGCAGACCTACTATAACGCCAGCGCCTATGACTTTACGCCGCCGAAGCCTACTGCGACGTCGACCACCACAACAGCTGCTCCGTCTACTACACGCTCAAGTTATAGCGCCGCAAATCGTTTCAGCTTCAATTCGAATGACTATCAGACACAAGAGAAAATCGACCCCACCACTTACAACCCGACCAGCAGCGTTTATCGCATCAAAAGCACAACGCCGAAGTATACCGAGCTGACACGCGAGAATACCGTTGGAGCGCGAGGAAGAAGCACGAGCGGCAATTCGTATCTACCCAAGGAAACGACGCAAAGTCAAAGCAAACCGACCGCTTCGGCGCGAAAGGCGCAAAAACTGGAACGCACACAACAGAAATTGGCCATCGCGAATGAATTCGATGACttttcgaaaatcaaattaCAACCACCGCAACCTTTCCAACCCGCACAGAATACACAGTCGACGCAGTCAACTCAATCAACACAGTCTACAAAGTCGTCGCAGGCGTCACAGCCGTCTCAACGTCCAACAACAGCGAATCAGTATCAGGAACCGCAGTACTACCGTTCACGTGGCGCCAAAGGTGGTGATAAGTCACAACGACAGGGAAATCAAGAGCCAACACCATTCAGTGGGGCTCAGAAACAGCGTGGTACTACCACAACCGCAGCGGTTAGCACGACAAGAACCACAGTTAATCCGGAGTCACGTCCACGTGGTTTCGCCAGTCGCGGTAGCATCAATTACAAAGCCACCACACAACGCGAGACGGATTATTACGCGCCGACGACGAGCACCACTAAGAAATTCTCGACACTTGTGccgaaaacacaacaacaaccaactacATTCAAGCCGACTACTTATCAAAAATCATTGGATTCATTCGTCTATCAAACACCACAAACTGTGCGTCCCTCAAGTAAGTCGACCAAACAGCCAACTGTTGCAATCAACACGCTAACTCCAACCACCGCCAATCCCTACTATGATCCCGATGAGGATGATGGCCAATACCATCCGGAGTTGTATGAGGTTGATTTCCCACGCAATCGTTTCAATCTACAACGTTCCTCTACAACAAAGCCgcccactacaacaacaaccaccacacGTGCTTCTAATTACAACAATGAATTTCAGAATCCACAGAAACACTTGAAAACCCAGCAACAAACCGCATTCCGTAAACAGCAAGAAAAAACGGAGCCAACTGACTTGAGCGATGAAGATGAACTCTTCAATACGGCCCATTCGTTGAATTTCGGCGCTGCcagtatcaataaattgcgcgCAGACATTTTCAAAGCCGAGAAGAACTCGCAGCAGTACAACTCACAATACAGTCCGAAATTGGAGGCATCATCGACGAGATCCCCTAGCACATCAACAGCCTACTCAACAACCACACCCAGCACAACCTACAATTACTTCGCCTACTCCACAACTCAGCCGACAACCAAGCTGTATGCCTCCAGCACCACCAGCGTACCGCCAACAACGGCATCCCCCACAACTACCACGAGACGTCCAACCACCTTCATTACAACACCATACAGTGCGCCAGTCTCGACAACCAAGGTCACCAAGGCGCCGAAGACCAGCAAATCCTCAGCGAAAAAGGGTAAGAAAGGCAAGGGTGCCTCCAAGCGTCCAGCACATGCTGATGAGGACACCAGTTACGATTATGCCTACTACGACACCGACACACTGAGCGAGTCGCCGCAGGAATATCCAGATTATGAGATCGCCGAGTTCGTAAAAACTCGCAGAAACTGA
- the LOC105220709 gene encoding mucin-2 isoform X2, with translation MLGLRSLTWIYIGAILLATAACILGQAQLDYRKPWPTYSLQNMPQTRFTCHDKILGGYYADAETQCQMFHVCVKVSGVGVQDFRFLCPNGTAFDQEAQICADWGDVDCESSVLYYGSDNFDLYRLGSGFESKRAPLAEEEEATFHLQRAESGDIRRSKETRVDQKSRPDQPPNYSKHFGATPQRNTFHNYANSNTQNNNNNDNDDYEAPQARKIETTPARRPIVNYYTPTTSTTTSTTTTTTTTERNFDESKQEYDDIFKGSHSSHFFANRNGGREDDFIDHPVKAKFNDFNDYNKKTTEGVTTGKTRVQPTRPKRIQQTSTTKTTTTTATSTSLATNAPKIVKKVTLQTYYNASAYDFTPPKPTATSTTTTAAPSTTRSSYSAANRFSFNSNDYQTQEKIDPTTYNPTSSVYRIKSTTPKYTELTRENTVGARGRSTSGNSYLPKETTQSQSKPTASARKAQKLERTQQKLAIANEFDDFSKIKLQPPQPFQPAQNTQSTQSTQSTQSTKSSQASQPSQRPTTANQYQEPQYYRSRGAKGGDKSQRQGNQEPTPFSGAQKQRGTTTTAAVSTTRTTVNPESRPRGFASRGSINYKATTQRETDYYAPTTSTTKKFSTLVPKTQQQPTTFKPTTYQKSLDSFVYQTPQTVRPSSKSTKQPTVAINTLTPTTANPYYDPDEDDGQYHPELYEVDFPRNRFNLQRSSTTKPPTTTTTTTRASNYNNEFQNPQKHLKTQQQTAFRKQQEKTEPTDLSDEDELFNTAHSLNFGAASINKLRADIFKAEKNSQQYNSQYSPKLEASSTRSPSTSTAYSTTTPSTTYNYFAYSTTQPTTKLYASSTTSVPPTTASPTTTTRRPTTFITTPYSAPVSTTKVTKAPKTSKSSAKKGKKGKGASKRPAHADEDTSYDYAYYDTDTLSESPQEYPDYEIAEFVKTRRN, from the exons CAATACTCTTGGCGACGGCGGCCTGCATTCTGGGACAAGCGCAGCTGGACTATCGCAAGCCATGGCCAACGTACAGCCTGCAAAATATGCCGCAGACGCGTTTCACATGCCACGACAAGATACTCGGCGGCTACTATGCAGATGCGGAGACTCAATGTCAGATGTTCCATGTCTGCGTCAAAGTGTCCGGAGTGGGG GTGCAGGACTTCCGTTTCTTGTGTCCCAATGGCACCGCCTTCGATCAGGAAGCGCAAATTTGTGCCGATTGGGGAGATGTCGACTGTGAGTCATCCGTGCTCTACTATGGCAGTGATAACTTTGATCTATATCGTTTGGGTTCCGGATTTGAGAGTAAGCGTGCACCGTTAGCCGAAGAAGAGGAAGCAACGTTCCATTTGCAACGCGCTGAGAGTG GCGATATCCGACGCTCTAAAGAGACGCGTGTTGATCAAAAGTCACGCCCTGATCAACCGCCAAACTATTCGAAGCACTTTGGCGCAACACCGCAACGCAACACTTTTCATAATTACGCAAATTCAAATacgcaaaacaacaataacaatgacaaCGATGATTATGAGGCACCGCAAGCACGAAAAATCGAGACGACACCAGCGCGCCGGCCCATTGTTAATTATTATACACCAACAACATCAACTACCAcctccacaacaacaactacgacGACCACTGAGCGCAATTTTGATGAGTCGAAAC AGGAGTACGATGACATCTTCAAGGGGTCACATAGTTCGCACTTCTTTGCGAATCGCAATGGTGGACGCGAGGACGATTTCATTGATCACCCGGTGAAGGCGAAATTCAACGACTTCAATGACTACAACAAGAAAACTACAGAGGGCGTCACAACCGGCAAAACGCGTGTACAACCAACACGTCCGAAGCGTATACAACAAACTAGcacaacgaaaacaacaacaacaactgcaacttccacttctctcgcaacaaatgcgCCGAAGATCGTAAAGAAGGTGACATTGCAGACCTACTATAACGCCAGCGCCTATGACTTTACGCCGCCGAAGCCTACTGCGACGTCGACCACCACAACAGCTGCTCCGTCTACTACACGCTCAAGTTATAGCGCCGCAAATCGTTTCAGCTTCAATTCGAATGACTATCAGACACAAGAGAAAATCGACCCCACCACTTACAACCCGACCAGCAGCGTTTATCGCATCAAAAGCACAACGCCGAAGTATACCGAGCTGACACGCGAGAATACCGTTGGAGCGCGAGGAAGAAGCACGAGCGGCAATTCGTATCTACCCAAGGAAACGACGCAAAGTCAAAGCAAACCGACCGCTTCGGCGCGAAAGGCGCAAAAACTGGAACGCACACAACAGAAATTGGCCATCGCGAATGAATTCGATGACttttcgaaaatcaaattaCAACCACCGCAACCTTTCCAACCCGCACAGAATACACAGTCGACGCAGTCAACTCAATCAACACAGTCTACAAAGTCGTCGCAGGCGTCACAGCCGTCTCAACGTCCAACAACAGCGAATCAGTATCAGGAACCGCAGTACTACCGTTCACGTGGCGCCAAAGGTGGTGATAAGTCACAACGACAGGGAAATCAAGAGCCAACACCATTCAGTGGGGCTCAGAAACAGCGTGGTACTACCACAACCGCAGCGGTTAGCACGACAAGAACCACAGTTAATCCGGAGTCACGTCCACGTGGTTTCGCCAGTCGCGGTAGCATCAATTACAAAGCCACCACACAACGCGAGACGGATTATTACGCGCCGACGACGAGCACCACTAAGAAATTCTCGACACTTGTGccgaaaacacaacaacaaccaactacATTCAAGCCGACTACTTATCAAAAATCATTGGATTCATTCGTCTATCAAACACCACAAACTGTGCGTCCCTCAAGTAAGTCGACCAAACAGCCAACTGTTGCAATCAACACGCTAACTCCAACCACCGCCAATCCCTACTATGATCCCGATGAGGATGATGGCCAATACCATCCGGAGTTGTATGAGGTTGATTTCCCACGCAATCGTTTCAATCTACAACGTTCCTCTACAACAAAGCCgcccactacaacaacaaccaccacacGTGCTTCTAATTACAACAATGAATTTCAGAATCCACAGAAACACTTGAAAACCCAGCAACAAACCGCATTCCGTAAACAGCAAGAAAAAACGGAGCCAACTGACTTGAGCGATGAAGATGAACTCTTCAATACGGCCCATTCGTTGAATTTCGGCGCTGCcagtatcaataaattgcgcgCAGACATTTTCAAAGCCGAGAAGAACTCGCAGCAGTACAACTCACAATACAGTCCGAAATTGGAGGCATCATCGACGAGATCCCCTAGCACATCAACAGCCTACTCAACAACCACACCCAGCACAACCTACAATTACTTCGCCTACTCCACAACTCAGCCGACAACCAAGCTGTATGCCTCCAGCACCACCAGCGTACCGCCAACAACGGCATCCCCCACAACTACCACGAGACGTCCAACCACCTTCATTACAACACCATACAGTGCGCCAGTCTCGACAACCAAGGTCACCAAGGCGCCGAAGACCAGCAAATCCTCAGCGAAAAAGGGTAAGAAAGGCAAGGGTGCCTCCAAGCGTCCAGCACATGCTGATGAGGACACCAGTTACGATTATGCCTACTACGACACCGACACACTGAGCGAGTCGCCGCAGGAATATCCAGATTATGAGATCGCCGAGTTCGTAAAAACTCGCAGAAACTGA
- the LOC105220708 gene encoding ATP-binding cassette sub-family G member 5, with translation MNDMKMIGSDYVLEAHNIFHTTEVDGGGCFNGGGMPALVLKGVNLTVHSGEVMAILGSKGSGKRALLDVIARRADGTTRGQVLLNGSPLTKALFQQRCGYVTQSCTFIPGLTVAQTLHYTPTILSGYLKSSKVRQVLADLALSQVAHKRVEYLNMSEARRLAIGIQLVRDPVMLLLDEPTQGLDPLSAYLLISILSNSAKKTGCGILLSLEKPRSDVFPFLDRALFLCLGGVVYSGGTRAMLEYFHSIGFPCPQLENPLMYYLCLSTVDRRSRDRFLESSQQIEALVERFSRETPMSDAPLNTMGSGKVPLAYGKPGELKVWIMLYLKLLASTFSCGLAGMKALFMRLLLLPMAMALMWLFYTDVGDDAHGFFSKNGMILNVIGLAYGCGILTTISLFPIWRKRFSQDTPEGLYSGATLLIAYNSIAIPFSLISAVFASCVIYPLLLDPKFPNGTVFAYLLVALWSSFVLAEQLSIAFLLVVKVPFNAAIAVTYILVISIALASGTVRSFKGLQPWLQENTKGTHTRYVSSLLHSIAFQSRKMNCTPTASVICPKPADFLHERLGMADPDETIDVAASCAFAVGLAAFNMLLYLFPMPRCVRQKFKD, from the exons ATGAATGATATGAAAATGATCGGAAGCGATTACGTACTGGAGGCGCACAACATTTTCCACACCACAGAG GTGGATGGCGGCGGTTGTTTCAATGGCGGCGGCATGCCAGCGCTTGTGCTCAAAGGCGTGAACTTGACAGTGCACAGTGGCGAAGTGATGGCCATCTTGGGCTCCAAAG GTAGCGGCAAACGCGCATTATTGGATGTGATTGCACGCCGCGCCGATGGCACAACGCGTGGTCAAGTGCTACTCAATGGTTCACCGCTAACGAAGGCGCTCTTCCAGCAACGCTGCGGCTATGTGACACAGTCGTGCACTTTCATACCGGGTCTAACGGTGGCGCAGACGTTGCATTACACGCCAACTATT CTCTCGGGCTACTTGAAAAGCTCAAAAGTGCGTCAAGTCCTCGCCGACTTGGCACTATCTCAAGTGGCTCACAAACGTGTCGAATATTTGAATATGAGCGAGGCGCGTAGACTAGCTATTGGTATACAGCTGGTCAGGGATCCag TTATGCTCTTACTCGACGAACCCACACAAGGCTTAGATCCGCTCAGCGCTTACTTACTGATATCGATACTTTCGAACAGCGCCAAGAAAACTGGCTGCGGTATATTGCTCTCTTTGGAGAAACCACGCTCCGATGTATTTCCCTTCCTCGATCGCGCATTGTTCCTATGCCTCGGTGGTGTAGTGTACTCTGGTGGCACTCGCGCAATGTTGGAATATTTCCATAGTATTGGTTTTCCCTGTCCACAACTCGAAAACCCATTGATGTACTATCTCTGCTTGAGCACCGTGGATCGTAG AAGTCGCGATCGTTTTTTGGAGTCCAGCCAGCAGATTGAAGCATTAGTCGAGCGTTTTTCGCGTGAAACTCCCATGTCTGATGCGCCGCTCAATACAATGGGTAGTGGTAAAGTGCCGCTAGCGTATGGTAAACCTGGTGAATTGAAAGTCTGGATTATGCTATATCT taAACTGCTTGCTTCAACCTTCTCTTGTGGTCTTGCTGGGATGAAAGCACTCTTCATGCGTTTGCTCTTGCTACCCATGGCGATGGCGCTCATGTGGCTGTTTTATACCGATGTGGGC GACGATGCGCATGGCTTCTTCAGCAAGAATGGCATGATACTCAATGTTATTGGTTTGGCTTACGGCTGCGGCATTCTGACCACCATAtcgctat TTCCAATTTGGCGCAAGCGTTTCTCGCAGGACACACCCGAAGGCCTCTACTCGGGCGCTACGCTACTGATCGCCTATAATTCCATAGCAATACCGTTCTCATTGATATCAGCCGTGTTTGCCAGTTGCGTCATTTATCC CCTGCTACTTGATCCGAAATTCCCGAATGGCACCGTTTTCGCCTACTTATTGGTAGCTTTGTGGTCCAGTTTCGTACTCGCCGAGCAGTTAAGCATTGCCTTCTTGTTGGTCGTGAAGGTGCCCTTCAACGCCGCCATTGCCGTCACCTACATACTCGTCATCAGCATTGCTTTGGCCAGCGGTACTGTGCGTTCGTTCAAGGGTCTCCAGCCGTGGTTGCAGGAAAACAccaaaggcacacacacacgttaTGTGTCCTCATTGTTGCACAGCATTGCTTTTCAATCGCGCAAAATGAATTGCACACCCACCGCGTCTGTTATATGTCCCAAACCGGCTGATTTCCTGCACGAACGACTCGGCATGGCCGATCCTGAT GAAACCATTGATGTTGCTGCCTCGTGCGCTTTCGCCGTTGGCTTGGCTGCCTTCAATATGCTGCTCTATTTATTCCCAATGCCCAGATGTGTAAGACAGAAGTTTAAAGACTGA